The following coding sequences are from one Chiloscyllium punctatum isolate Juve2018m chromosome 48, sChiPun1.3, whole genome shotgun sequence window:
- the tlnrd1 gene encoding talin rod domain-containing protein 1 — protein MASSGSAKSGASGSGSGCQQRRRLVFVCDMCKSKMQLVADLLLLSGDNRPVHSESLSPGPGQSFDKIRDAVIARTKGLSILTHDLQSQLNLGRYGEVAERLAELSELVVALVECSAHAAYLAAAEAPGSQAAVAGLVDRYRLRRARHEVEQSCGLLRTAPVSELTPPLLLEVSRGLARGLRGLTEACAPAGRGSGDRFARDQLRLGVKCMSASAAALLACVRELKARPGEASRARCVLFGGPLLQAVHALVGFASEPQFVGRAAALSVEGRAVQTAVLGGAMSVVSASVLLTQCLRDIALHSDSSKVPDYRQRLHHSALAVSDGCNLLSQALRERSSPRTLPPTPPPPTLNCHSVN, from the coding sequence ATGGCTAGTAGCGGCTCGGCCAAGTCGGGGGCGAGCGGCTCGGGTTCGGGTTGCCAGCAGCGGCGGAGACTGGTTTTCGTGTGCGACATGTGCAAGAGCAAGATGCAACTGGTGGCCGACCTGCTGCTGCTGTCCGGCGATAACCGCCCGGTGCACAGCGAGAGCCTGAGCCCCGGGCCCGGCCAGTCCTTTGACAAGATCCGGGACGCGGTGATCGCCCGCACCAAGGGCCTGTCCATCCTCACCCACGACCTGCAGAGCCAGCTCAACCTGGGCCGCTACGGCGAGGTGGCCGAGCGCCTGGCCGAGCTCAGCGAGCTGGTGGTCGCTCTGGTCGAGTGCTCGGCCCACGCCGCTTACCTGGCGGCGGCGGAAGCCCCGGGCTCGCAGGCGGCGGTCGCCGGCCTGGTGGACCGTTACCGGCTGCGGCGGGCCCGCCACGAGGTGGAGCAGAGCTGCGGGCTGCTGCGGACGGCGCCGGTGTCCGAGCTCACCCCGCCGCTGCTGCTCGAGGTGTCGCGGGGTCTAGCCAGGGGGCTCCGCGGGCTGACGGAAGCCTGCGCTCCGGCCGGCCGAGGCAGCGGGGACCGCTTCGCCCGCGACCAGCTCCGCCTCGGGGTCAAGTGCATGAGCGCCAGCGCCGCCGCGCTGCTGGCCTGTGTACGGGAGCTGAAGGCACGGCCCGGTGAGGCGAGCCGGGCCCGCTGTGTGCTGTTCGGGGGCCCGCTGCTGCAGGCCGTGCACGCCCTGGTCGGCTTCGCCAGCGAGCCGCAGTTTGTGGGCCGGGCGGCGGCTCTGAGCGTCGAGGGCCGCGCTGTACAGACCGCTGTCCTGGGCGGTGCCATGAGTGTGGTGTCCGCCTCGGTGCTGCTCACCCAGTGCCTCCGGGACATCGCGCTGCACTCGGACAGCAGCAAGGTGCCTGATTACCGGCAGCGCCTGCACCACTCCGCCCTGGCCGTGTCTGACGGCTGTAACCTGCTGTCCCAGGCTCTGCGGGAGAGATCCTCTCCCCGGACCCtgcctcctacaccccctccaccgACCCTCAACTGCCACTCTGTGAATTAA